In one Bosea sp. RAC05 genomic region, the following are encoded:
- a CDS encoding SGNH/GDSL hydrolase family protein codes for MRLRALFTMLAAAGLLLLTGGPPSLAQQARQPQPPQQQRSLFQLFWQQPQQPQAVQPQRQRVAPVARRRPAAPVVVRDDPVIPKVDVAHHILVIGDSLANLLADGLEEALDDRPDLAVIARAKPDSGLVRSDFHDWPKVAAELVAGDAKIGLGVMLVGLNDRQAIREGDIVHEPLSPRWLELYRERINAVAQAFAARRVPLIWVGAPPVQNARLSADLVTFNEQYRQQVERAGGQYVDLWGAFVDAENRYAAMGPDVSGQPARLRLGDGIHFTAVGARKAAHFVDVLVRRMFEPGTQGSVIALPVSPETGAPTNPELQPGGIERLIDQMVAGLPVISLPAALQAKPAAGPILPLTGTAGPGDQALLVSIPEARGRGEIAGQLDRIFGEGILPEPKPGRMDDHRWPR; via the coding sequence ATGCGTTTGCGCGCCCTCTTCACGATGCTGGCGGCCGCCGGCCTGCTGCTCCTGACCGGGGGGCCGCCGTCGCTCGCGCAGCAGGCGCGCCAGCCGCAACCGCCGCAGCAGCAGCGCAGCCTGTTCCAGCTCTTCTGGCAGCAGCCCCAGCAGCCCCAGGCGGTCCAGCCGCAGCGCCAGCGCGTCGCGCCGGTGGCCCGGCGCCGCCCGGCCGCCCCCGTCGTCGTCCGCGACGACCCCGTGATCCCCAAGGTCGACGTCGCCCACCACATCCTCGTCATCGGCGACTCGCTCGCCAACCTGCTGGCCGACGGGCTGGAGGAAGCACTGGATGACCGGCCCGATCTCGCCGTGATCGCGCGGGCGAAACCGGACTCGGGCCTCGTCCGCAGCGACTTCCACGACTGGCCCAAGGTCGCCGCCGAACTCGTCGCCGGCGATGCCAAGATCGGGCTCGGCGTCATGCTGGTCGGCCTCAACGACCGGCAGGCGATCCGCGAGGGCGACATCGTCCACGAGCCGCTCAGCCCGCGCTGGCTCGAACTCTATCGCGAGCGCATCAATGCCGTCGCGCAGGCCTTCGCGGCACGGCGCGTCCCGCTGATCTGGGTCGGGGCGCCGCCGGTGCAGAATGCGCGGCTCTCCGCCGATCTGGTGACCTTCAACGAGCAGTACCGCCAGCAGGTCGAGCGCGCCGGCGGGCAATATGTCGATCTCTGGGGCGCCTTCGTCGATGCGGAGAACCGCTACGCCGCGATGGGCCCCGACGTCTCCGGCCAGCCGGCGCGGCTGCGGCTCGGCGACGGCATCCACTTCACCGCGGTCGGGGCCCGCAAGGCCGCACATTTCGTCGATGTGCTGGTGCGCCGGATGTTCGAGCCGGGAACCCAGGGCAGCGTGATCGCCCTGCCCGTCTCGCCCGAGACCGGAGCCCCGACCAATCCCGAGCTGCAGCCCGGCGGCATCGAGCGCCTGATCGACCAGATGGTCGCGGGCCTGCCCGTGATCAGCCTGCCGGCCGCGCTCCAGGCCAAGCCCGCGGCCGGCCCGATCCTGCCGCTGACCGGCACGGCGGGGCCCGGCGATCAGGCGCTGCTGGTCTCGATCCCCGAGGCGCGCGGCCGCGGCGAGATCGCCGGCCAGCTCGACCGCATCTTCGGCGAGGGCATCCTGCCCGAACCGAAGCCGGGGCGGATGGACGATCACCGCTGGCCGCGGTGA
- a CDS encoding glutamate synthase subunit beta yields the protein MGKVTGFLEIDRRDRKYLPASDRIRNYKEFVIPLGAEATRDQAARCMNCGIPYCHNGCPVNNQIPDWNDLVYNDKWREALTNLHSTNNFPEFTGRVCPAPCEASCTLNLEDTPVTIKSIECAIVDKGWAEGWITPELPKARTGKSIGIIGSGPAGLAAAQQLARAGHEVHVYERQARAGGLLRYGIPDFKMEKSHVERRVKQMEAEGVVFHYGVNVGVDIDPAELLARHDAVGLTGGAEKPRDLPIEGRDLAGIHFAMDFLPQQNRRNGGEPATLANSQPILASGKHVVVIGGGDTGSDCIGTSVRQGALSVTQIEIMPQPPEKENKQLTWPNWPLKLRTSSSHEEGAERDFAIGTVRFTGENGHVRKLRCARVDASFKPIEGTEFDLKADLVLLAMGFVSPVHEGLIQKLGVSIDKRGNVEANTLAYKTTVEKVFAAGDMRRGQSLVVWAIREGRQMAHAIDKHLMGETILPR from the coding sequence ATGGGCAAGGTAACAGGCTTCCTCGAGATCGACCGGCGCGACCGCAAGTATCTCCCCGCATCGGACCGGATCAGGAACTACAAGGAGTTCGTGATCCCGCTCGGCGCCGAAGCGACGCGCGACCAGGCGGCGCGCTGCATGAACTGCGGCATCCCGTATTGTCACAATGGCTGTCCGGTGAACAACCAGATCCCGGACTGGAACGACCTCGTCTACAACGACAAGTGGCGCGAGGCGCTGACCAACCTGCACTCGACCAACAACTTCCCCGAGTTCACCGGCCGCGTCTGCCCCGCCCCCTGCGAGGCGTCCTGCACGCTGAACCTCGAGGATACGCCGGTCACGATCAAGTCGATCGAATGCGCCATCGTCGACAAGGGCTGGGCCGAGGGCTGGATCACGCCCGAATTGCCCAAGGCCAGGACCGGCAAGTCGATCGGCATCATCGGCTCGGGCCCGGCCGGGCTGGCGGCTGCGCAGCAACTCGCGCGCGCCGGCCACGAGGTCCATGTCTATGAGCGCCAGGCGCGCGCTGGCGGCCTGCTGCGCTACGGCATTCCCGACTTCAAGATGGAAAAGTCGCATGTCGAGCGCCGGGTCAAGCAGATGGAGGCCGAAGGCGTCGTCTTCCATTACGGCGTCAATGTCGGGGTCGACATCGACCCGGCCGAGCTGCTCGCCCGGCACGACGCGGTCGGCCTGACCGGCGGCGCCGAGAAGCCGCGCGACCTGCCGATCGAAGGCCGCGACCTCGCCGGCATCCATTTCGCGATGGACTTCCTGCCGCAGCAGAACCGGCGCAACGGCGGCGAGCCGGCCACGCTGGCCAACTCGCAGCCGATCCTGGCGTCGGGCAAGCATGTCGTCGTCATCGGCGGCGGCGACACGGGCTCGGACTGCATCGGCACCTCGGTGCGCCAGGGGGCGCTCTCGGTGACGCAGATCGAGATCATGCCGCAGCCGCCCGAGAAGGAGAACAAGCAGCTCACCTGGCCCAACTGGCCGCTGAAGCTGCGGACCTCGTCGAGCCATGAGGAGGGTGCCGAGCGCGACTTCGCCATCGGAACGGTGAGGTTCACCGGCGAGAACGGCCATGTCCGCAAGCTGCGCTGCGCCCGGGTCGACGCCTCGTTCAAGCCGATCGAGGGCACCGAGTTCGACCTCAAGGCCGATCTCGTGCTGCTGGCGATGGGCTTCGTTTCCCCCGTGCATGAGGGGCTGATCCAGAAGCTTGGCGTCTCCATCGACAAGCGCGGCAATGTCGAGGCCAACACGCTGGCCTACAAGACCACGGTCGAGAAGGTCTTTGCCGCCGGCGACATGCGCCGCGGCCAGTCGCTCGTGGTCTGGGCGATCCGCGAAGGCCGCCAGATGGCCCACGCCATTGACAAGCACCTGATGGGCGAGACGATTTTGCCGAGGTGA
- the gltB gene encoding glutamate synthase large subunit has product MGEISKASVAAAAANFPAVRDPAMPERQGLYDPSFEKDSCGVGFIADMKNRKSHAIVAQGLQILHNLDHRGAVGADPKLGDGCGILTQIPHRFFAEECARIGIALPAPGDYAIGQFFMPQDDAARAVCEEIVAQTIEEEGQVFLGWRDVPVDSSDLGDAVRETEPRHRQLFIGRGPGVTDADDFERKVFVLRKSVSNKVYKQQDRSTATYYPVSMSARTIVYKGMVLVTQLGSYFKDLTDERFESAIALVHQRFATNTFPSWRLAHPYRMVAHNGEINTLRGNVNWMAARQASVDSELFGADISKLWPISYEGQSDTACFDNALEFLVQGGYSLAHAMMMLVPEAWAGNPLMNEERRAFYEYHAALMEPWDGPAAIAFTDGRQIGATLDRNGLRPARYLVTDDGLVVLASEFGVLPIPEEKIVQKWRLQPGKMLLIDLEEGRIISDDEIKKSLCLANPYQEWLKRTQIVLEELPPVEARAQRTDVPLLDRQQAFGYTQEDTKILMAPMAVTGQEAVGSMGTDTPISALSSKSKLLYTYFKQNFAQVTNPPIDPIREELVMSLLSFIGPRPNILDLEGTSRRKRLEVRQPILTNDDLEKIRCIGHYEDRFDTKTIDITYPAREGAAGMEGAIARLCERAEAAVHGGYNIIILSDRQVSAERVPIPALLATAAVHHHLIRKGLRTSVGLVVESGEPREIHHFACLAGFGAEAINPYLAFETLEALLDAGEFPKEVDRYEVVKRFIKSVGKGMLKVMSKMGISTYQSYCGAQIFDAVGLRSDLIETYFTGTISSIEGVGLAEIAEETVRRHRDAFGDSPIYRDSLDIGGEYAFRLRGEDHAWTPENIALLQHAVRGNALDKYKAYAELVNDQSSRFSTIRGLFAIKDADGIGRKPIPIEEVEPAVDIVKRFATGAMSFGSISHEAHSTLAIAMNQIGGKSNTGEGGEEPERFVPMADGRSMRSAIKQIASGRFGVTTEYLVNSSMMQIKISQGAKPGEGGQLPGHKVDARIAKVRHSTPGVGLISPPPHHDIYSIEDIAQLIFDLKNVNPAADVSVKLVSELGVGTVAAGVAKARADHITISGYEGGTGASPLTSIKHAGSPWEIGLAETHQILVMNKLRGRIALQVDGGLRTGRDIVIGALLGADEFGFATAPLIAAGCIMMRKCHLNTCPVGVATQDPVLRKRFKGAPEHVINFFFFLAEDVREIMASLGVARFDDLVGRSDWLDKKQAIDHWKAKGLDFSRIFYKPDMGPEVAIRHVELQQHPIDTVLDRTLIAKAQGAIERGEPVVIESAINNVDRSTGAMLSGQVAKRYGYAGLPDDTITVKLTGTAGQSFGAWVVNGVTLELTGQANDYVGKGLSGGKLVIKPSPDARPLAEQSIIVGNTVLYGAISGECYFRGVAGERFAVRNSGAIAVVEGTGDHGCEYMTGGVVVVLGQTGRNFAAGMSGGVAYVLDEDKSFAKRCNLSMVDLEPVTEEEELMQRIHHHGGDLEFKGRIDVMANMSGYDAERLHQLISDHHRYTGSLRAKDILDNWAEYLPKFVKVMPVEYRRALQEIEQAQAGLSVAAE; this is encoded by the coding sequence ATGGGCGAGATCAGCAAGGCGAGCGTGGCGGCGGCTGCAGCGAACTTCCCGGCTGTGCGTGACCCGGCGATGCCGGAACGCCAGGGTCTCTATGATCCGTCCTTCGAGAAGGATTCCTGCGGCGTCGGCTTCATCGCCGACATGAAGAACCGCAAGAGCCACGCCATTGTCGCGCAGGGCCTGCAGATCCTTCACAATCTCGACCACCGCGGCGCTGTCGGTGCCGATCCCAAGCTCGGCGACGGCTGCGGCATCCTCACCCAGATCCCGCATCGCTTCTTCGCCGAGGAATGCGCCCGGATCGGCATCGCCCTGCCGGCGCCCGGCGACTACGCCATCGGCCAGTTCTTCATGCCGCAGGACGACGCCGCGCGCGCGGTCTGCGAGGAGATCGTGGCTCAGACGATCGAGGAGGAGGGGCAGGTCTTCCTCGGCTGGCGCGACGTTCCGGTCGACTCCTCCGATCTCGGCGACGCGGTGCGCGAGACCGAGCCGCGCCATCGCCAGCTCTTCATCGGGCGCGGGCCCGGCGTCACCGACGCCGACGATTTCGAGCGCAAGGTCTTCGTGCTGCGCAAGTCCGTCTCCAACAAGGTCTACAAGCAGCAGGATCGCTCGACCGCGACATACTATCCGGTCTCGATGTCGGCCCGCACCATCGTCTACAAGGGCATGGTGCTGGTCACGCAGCTCGGCTCCTATTTCAAGGACCTGACCGACGAGCGCTTCGAGAGCGCCATCGCGCTCGTGCACCAGCGCTTCGCCACCAACACCTTCCCGTCCTGGCGGCTGGCCCATCCCTACCGGATGGTCGCCCATAACGGCGAGATCAACACGCTGCGCGGCAACGTCAACTGGATGGCGGCGCGCCAGGCTTCGGTCGATTCCGAGCTGTTCGGGGCCGACATCTCGAAGCTCTGGCCGATTTCCTATGAGGGCCAGTCCGACACGGCCTGCTTCGACAACGCGCTGGAGTTCCTGGTCCAGGGCGGCTATTCGCTCGCCCATGCCATGATGATGCTCGTGCCCGAGGCTTGGGCCGGCAATCCGCTGATGAACGAGGAGCGGCGCGCCTTCTACGAGTATCATGCCGCGCTGATGGAGCCCTGGGACGGGCCGGCGGCGATCGCCTTCACCGACGGCAGGCAGATCGGCGCGACGCTGGATCGCAACGGCCTGCGGCCGGCGCGCTATCTCGTCACCGATGACGGGCTCGTGGTGCTCGCCTCCGAGTTCGGCGTGCTGCCGATCCCGGAGGAGAAGATCGTCCAGAAGTGGCGGCTGCAGCCCGGCAAGATGCTGCTGATCGATCTCGAAGAGGGCCGGATCATCTCCGACGACGAGATCAAGAAGAGCCTGTGCCTGGCCAATCCCTACCAGGAGTGGCTCAAGCGCACCCAGATCGTGCTCGAGGAGTTGCCGCCGGTCGAGGCGCGCGCCCAGCGCACCGACGTGCCGCTGCTCGATCGCCAGCAGGCCTTCGGCTACACCCAGGAAGACACCAAGATCCTGATGGCGCCGATGGCGGTGACGGGGCAGGAAGCCGTCGGCTCGATGGGCACGGACACGCCGATCTCGGCGCTCTCGTCGAAGTCGAAGCTGCTCTACACCTATTTCAAGCAGAACTTCGCCCAGGTCACCAACCCGCCGATCGACCCGATCCGCGAGGAGCTGGTGATGAGCCTGCTCTCCTTCATCGGGCCGCGGCCGAACATCCTCGACCTGGAGGGGACCTCGCGGCGCAAGCGCCTCGAGGTGCGCCAGCCGATCCTGACCAATGACGATCTCGAGAAGATCCGCTGCATCGGCCATTACGAGGATCGCTTCGACACCAAGACGATCGACATCACCTATCCGGCGCGCGAGGGCGCGGCCGGCATGGAGGGTGCGATCGCGCGGTTGTGCGAGCGGGCCGAGGCTGCCGTGCATGGCGGCTACAACATCATCATCCTGTCCGACCGGCAGGTCTCGGCCGAGCGCGTGCCGATCCCGGCGCTGCTGGCGACGGCGGCCGTGCACCATCACCTGATCCGCAAGGGCCTGCGCACCTCGGTCGGCCTGGTCGTGGAATCGGGCGAGCCGCGCGAAATCCATCACTTCGCCTGCCTCGCGGGCTTCGGCGCCGAGGCGATCAACCCCTATCTTGCCTTCGAGACGCTCGAGGCACTGCTCGACGCCGGCGAATTCCCCAAGGAAGTCGACCGCTACGAGGTGGTGAAGCGCTTCATCAAGTCGGTCGGCAAGGGCATGCTCAAGGTCATGTCCAAGATGGGCATCTCGACCTACCAGTCCTATTGCGGCGCGCAGATCTTCGACGCCGTCGGACTGCGCAGCGACCTGATCGAGACCTATTTCACCGGCACGATCTCCTCGATCGAGGGCGTCGGCCTCGCCGAGATCGCCGAGGAGACGGTGCGCCGCCATCGCGACGCTTTCGGCGACTCGCCGATCTATCGCGATTCGCTCGACATCGGTGGCGAGTACGCCTTCCGCCTGCGCGGCGAGGACCATGCCTGGACGCCAGAGAACATCGCGCTGCTGCAGCATGCGGTGCGCGGCAATGCGCTCGACAAGTACAAGGCCTATGCCGAACTGGTGAACGACCAGAGCTCGCGCTTCTCGACGATTCGCGGCCTGTTTGCGATCAAGGATGCCGACGGCATCGGCCGCAAGCCGATCCCGATCGAGGAGGTCGAGCCCGCCGTCGACATCGTCAAGCGCTTCGCCACGGGCGCCATGTCCTTCGGCTCGATCAGCCACGAGGCGCATTCGACCCTCGCCATCGCGATGAACCAGATCGGCGGCAAGTCCAACACCGGCGAAGGCGGCGAGGAGCCCGAGCGCTTCGTGCCGATGGCCGACGGGCGCTCGATGCGCTCGGCGATCAAGCAGATCGCCTCGGGGCGCTTCGGCGTCACGACCGAGTATCTCGTCAACTCGTCGATGATGCAGATCAAGATCTCGCAGGGCGCCAAGCCCGGCGAAGGCGGCCAGCTGCCCGGCCACAAGGTCGATGCGCGCATCGCCAAGGTGCGCCATTCGACCCCGGGCGTCGGCCTGATCTCGCCGCCGCCGCATCACGACATCTACTCGATCGAGGACATCGCCCAGCTCATCTTCGACCTGAAGAACGTCAACCCGGCGGCCGACGTCTCGGTGAAGCTGGTCTCCGAGCTTGGGGTCGGCACGGTTGCGGCCGGCGTCGCCAAGGCGCGCGCCGACCACATCACCATCTCGGGCTATGAGGGCGGCACCGGCGCCTCGCCGCTGACCTCGATCAAGCATGCCGGTTCGCCCTGGGAGATCGGCCTCGCCGAGACCCACCAGATCCTGGTGATGAACAAGCTGCGCGGGCGCATCGCGCTGCAGGTCGACGGTGGCCTGCGCACGGGGCGCGACATCGTCATCGGTGCGCTGCTGGGGGCTGACGAGTTCGGCTTCGCCACGGCGCCGCTGATCGCGGCCGGCTGCATCATGATGCGCAAGTGCCATCTCAACACCTGCCCGGTCGGCGTCGCGACGCAGGATCCGGTGTTGCGCAAGCGCTTCAAGGGCGCGCCCGAGCACGTCATCAACTTCTTCTTCTTCCTCGCCGAGGACGTGCGCGAGATCATGGCTTCGCTGGGCGTGGCGCGCTTCGACGATCTCGTCGGCCGCTCGGACTGGCTCGACAAGAAGCAGGCGATCGATCACTGGAAGGCCAAGGGGCTCGACTTCTCGCGGATCTTCTACAAGCCCGACATGGGCCCCGAGGTGGCGATCCGTCATGTCGAGCTGCAGCAGCACCCGATCGACACCGTGCTCGACCGCACGCTGATCGCAAAGGCGCAGGGCGCCATCGAGCGCGGCGAGCCCGTCGTGATCGAGAGCGCGATCAACAACGTTGACCGTTCGACTGGCGCGATGCTGTCGGGCCAGGTCGCCAAGCGCTACGGCTATGCCGGCCTGCCCGACGACACCATCACGGTGAAGCTGACCGGAACCGCCGGCCAGAGTTTTGGCGCCTGGGTGGTCAATGGCGTGACGCTCGAGCTCACCGGCCAGGCCAACGACTATGTCGGCAAGGGCCTGTCAGGCGGCAAGCTGGTGATCAAGCCCTCGCCGGATGCCAGGCCGCTGGCCGAGCAGTCGATCATCGTTGGCAACACCGTGCTCTACGGCGCGATTTCCGGGGAATGCTATTTCCGCGGCGTCGCGGGCGAGCGCTTCGCGGTGCGCAATTCCGGCGCGATCGCGGTGGTCGAGGGCACCGGTGACCATGGCTGCGAATACATGACCGGCGGCGTCGTCGTCGTGCTCGGCCAGACCGGGCGAAACTTCGCGGCCGGCATGTCGGGCGGCGTCGCCTATGTGCTCGACGAGGACAAGAGCTTCGCCAAGCGCTGCAACCTCTCCATGGTCGATCTCGAGCCGGTCACCGAGGAGGAGGAGCTGATGCAGCGCATCCATCACCATGGCGGCGATCTCGAGTTCAAGGGACGCATTGACGTCATGGCCAACATGTCGGGCTATGACGCCGAGCGCCTGCACCAGCTGATCAGCGACCATCACAGGTACACCGGGTCGCTGCGGGCCAAGGACATCCTCGACAACTGGGCGGAGTACCTGCCCAAATTCGTCAAGGTCATGCCGGTCGAGTATCGGCGGGCGCTTCAGGAAATCGAGCAGGCGCAGGCCGGCCTGTCGGTCGCGGCGGAGTAA
- a CDS encoding MAPEG family protein: MPLVIVPIYAALLALLFVMLSLAVVRQRRSGRVAIGTAGDRELERRVRVHGNFAEYTPLALLLLAMAEFRGAPGLLLHGLCLLLLVGRASHAWGVSHLDEDLRFRVAGMVATFAALIAAALTLLVQALVR, encoded by the coding sequence ATGCCCCTCGTCATCGTCCCCATCTATGCCGCGCTGCTGGCACTCCTCTTCGTGATGCTGTCGCTGGCCGTGGTCCGGCAGCGGCGCAGCGGCCGCGTCGCCATCGGCACCGCCGGCGACCGCGAGCTCGAGCGGCGGGTCCGGGTCCACGGCAATTTCGCCGAATACACGCCGCTCGCCCTGCTGCTGCTGGCGATGGCCGAGTTTCGTGGCGCACCTGGCCTGCTGCTGCACGGGCTCTGCCTGCTCCTCCTCGTCGGCCGGGCGAGCCATGCCTGGGGCGTCTCGCATCTCGACGAGGATCTGCGCTTCCGCGTCGCCGGCATGGTCGCGACCTTCGCGGCCCTGATCGCGGCGGCGCTGACGCTGCTCGTGCAGGCGCTGGTCAGGTAG
- a CDS encoding threonine aldolase family protein has product MNFISDNIAGASPKVMAAIAAANDGAASAYGTDGWTQAAERRIAEIFEREVAVFLVTSGTAANALALASLTRPWGAVITHDESHVADDECGAPEFFSDGAKLIGLPGAGNKLAPADVTQTLARFREGALHQVQPQALSITQATECGTIYTPDEIRALKAAAAPRGLALHMDGARFANALVTLGCSPAETTWKAGVDVLTFGGTKNGAWAAEAVVFFDPARAAEMKWRRKRAGQTLSKGRLIGAQFEGLLADGHWLDLARHANALAQRLAQAVVASGQARLAWPCQANEVFPILSPALQARLKAAGVGYLDWSARALPEGEALAEGEVVGRFVMSFATPEAEVERLIALFTARVG; this is encoded by the coding sequence ATGAACTTCATCAGCGACAACATCGCGGGCGCGAGCCCGAAGGTCATGGCCGCGATCGCCGCCGCCAATGACGGGGCGGCCTCGGCCTATGGCACGGATGGCTGGACGCAGGCCGCCGAGCGACGCATCGCCGAGATCTTCGAGCGGGAGGTCGCGGTCTTCCTCGTCACCAGCGGCACGGCGGCCAATGCCCTGGCGCTGGCGAGCCTGACCCGCCCCTGGGGCGCCGTGATCACCCATGACGAGAGCCATGTCGCCGACGACGAATGCGGCGCGCCGGAGTTCTTCAGCGACGGCGCCAAGCTGATCGGCCTGCCCGGCGCCGGCAACAAGCTCGCGCCCGCGGACGTGACGCAGACGCTGGCGCGCTTCCGCGAGGGCGCGCTGCACCAGGTCCAGCCGCAGGCGCTCTCGATCACCCAGGCGACCGAGTGCGGCACCATCTACACCCCCGACGAGATCCGGGCGCTGAAGGCGGCCGCCGCGCCGCGCGGCCTGGCCCTGCACATGGACGGCGCCCGCTTCGCCAATGCGCTGGTGACGCTGGGCTGCAGCCCCGCGGAGACGACCTGGAAGGCCGGCGTCGACGTGCTCACCTTCGGTGGCACCAAGAACGGCGCCTGGGCGGCGGAAGCCGTCGTGTTCTTCGACCCCGCCCGCGCGGCCGAGATGAAATGGCGCCGCAAGCGCGCCGGCCAGACGCTCTCCAAGGGCCGGCTGATCGGCGCCCAGTTCGAGGGGCTGCTCGCCGACGGGCACTGGCTCGATCTGGCCCGCCACGCCAATGCGCTGGCGCAACGCCTCGCCCAGGCCGTCGTGGCCAGCGGTCAGGCCCGCCTCGCCTGGCCCTGCCAGGCCAATGAAGTGTTTCCGATCTTGTCCCCCGCCCTGCAGGCACGGCTGAAGGCGGCCGGCGTCGGCTATCTCGACTGGTCGGCGCGCGCCCTTCCGGAGGGCGAGGCCCTGGCCGAAGGGGAGGTCGTCGGCCGCTTCGTCATGTCCTTCGCGACGCCGGAGGCCGAGGTGGAACGCCTCATTGCCCTGTTCACGGCGCGCGTTGGCTGA
- a CDS encoding Hsp20 family protein produces the protein MRQFDLSPLYRSTVGFDRLFSLLDQVGSAETAPSYPPYNIERTAENAYRITIAVAGFGESDLSIESKENALTVRGEKQANDNGEKREILHQGIAARAFERRFQLADYVQVTGASLENGLLHIDLVREIPEAKKPRQIAIGTGSAKVIEAKVEAAKAA, from the coding sequence ATGCGTCAATTCGATCTTTCCCCGCTCTATCGCTCGACCGTCGGCTTCGATCGTCTGTTCTCGCTGCTCGACCAGGTCGGCAGCGCCGAGACGGCCCCGAGCTACCCGCCCTACAACATCGAGCGTACGGCCGAGAACGCCTACCGCATCACCATCGCGGTCGCCGGCTTCGGCGAGTCCGACCTCTCGATCGAGAGCAAGGAGAACGCGCTGACGGTGCGCGGCGAGAAGCAGGCCAACGACAATGGCGAGAAGCGCGAGATCCTGCATCAGGGCATCGCCGCGCGTGCCTTCGAGCGCCGTTTCCAGCTCGCCGACTACGTCCAGGTGACGGGCGCGAGCCTCGAGAACGGGCTGCTCCACATCGATCTCGTGCGCGAGATTCCCGAGGCGAAGAAGCCGCGCCAGATCGCGATCGGCACCGGCAGCGCCAAGGTGATCGAAGCCAAGGTCGAGGCCGCCAAGGCCGCCTGA
- a CDS encoding alpha/beta hydrolase: protein MADAELFAHPDYPPPGHGRAWTARTRDGAQLRFASWRPTVKPVHGTILLVQGRAEFIERYGETVGELRRRGFHVLTFDWRGQGGSQRFVSRARKGHVGRLRHYEADLALAMAQMQERLPGPYFALAHSMGAALCLDAARNDRLPVARLVALAPMLELTVIEKPRRARRLAGALFWLGFGKNFVPGGGDTAIATKPFEGNRLTGDPVRYARNSALSAAARHLSIGDPTIAWVRTAFRLMARLAAPHAAREVRVPTLVIAAGRDRIVSTPAIERFAARLKTGQALILREARHEILMESDAIRAQFWAAFDAFIPGEDADLAAGAGSAGEPRQRSLMQRLVGGGEDAPAPGGAAPVP, encoded by the coding sequence ATGGCCGACGCCGAACTCTTCGCTCATCCCGACTATCCGCCGCCGGGCCATGGCCGCGCCTGGACCGCCCGGACGCGCGACGGGGCGCAGCTGCGCTTCGCCAGCTGGCGCCCCACGGTGAAACCGGTCCACGGCACCATCCTGCTCGTGCAGGGCCGGGCCGAGTTCATCGAGCGCTATGGCGAGACGGTGGGGGAACTGCGCCGCCGCGGCTTCCATGTGCTGACCTTCGACTGGCGCGGCCAGGGCGGCTCGCAGCGCTTCGTCAGCCGTGCGCGCAAGGGCCATGTCGGCCGGCTGCGCCATTACGAAGCCGATCTCGCTTTGGCCATGGCGCAGATGCAGGAGCGCTTGCCCGGACCCTATTTCGCGCTTGCCCATTCGATGGGCGCCGCGCTGTGTCTCGACGCCGCGCGCAACGACCGGCTGCCCGTCGCCCGGCTCGTCGCGCTCGCGCCGATGCTGGAACTGACCGTCATCGAGAAGCCGCGCCGGGCCCGCCGGCTGGCCGGCGCGCTGTTCTGGCTCGGCTTCGGCAAGAATTTCGTGCCCGGCGGCGGCGACACGGCCATCGCCACCAAGCCCTTCGAGGGCAACCGCCTCACCGGCGACCCAGTCCGCTATGCACGCAACAGCGCGCTCTCGGCGGCGGCGCGCCATCTCAGCATCGGCGACCCCACCATCGCCTGGGTCAGGACCGCCTTTCGCCTGATGGCCCGGCTCGCGGCCCCCCATGCCGCCCGCGAGGTCCGGGTGCCGACCCTCGTCATCGCCGCCGGGCGCGACCGGATCGTCTCGACACCCGCGATCGAGCGCTTCGCCGCGCGGCTCAAGACCGGCCAGGCGCTGATCCTGCGCGAGGCGCGCCACGAGATCCTGATGGAGAGCGACGCGATACGGGCGCAGTTCTGGGCCGCCTTCGACGCCTTCATCCCGGGCGAGGACGCGGACCTCGCAGCCGGCGCCGGTTCAGCCGGCGAGCCGCGCCAGCGCAGCCTCATGCAGCGCCTTGTTGGCGGCGGCGAGGATGCGCCCGCCCCCGGCGGCGCTGCACCCGTCCCATGA